The Desulfovibrio subterraneus genome has a segment encoding these proteins:
- the infA gene encoding translation initiation factor IF-1 has protein sequence MAKEDAIEVAGVVQEALPNAMFRVTLENGLDVLAHISGKMRKFYIRILPGDSVKVELSPYDLTRGRITYRMK, from the coding sequence ATGGCCAAGGAAGATGCCATTGAGGTGGCAGGTGTAGTGCAGGAAGCCCTGCCCAACGCGATGTTTCGGGTAACCCTCGAAAACGGGTTGGATGTGCTTGCCCACATTTCCGGAAAGATGCGCAAGTTCTACATCCGCATTCTGCCCGGCGATTCTGTGAAGGTGGAACTCTCACCGTACGACCTTACGCGCGGACGCATCACCTATCGCATGAAATAA
- the lgt gene encoding prolipoprotein diacylglyceryl transferase, which produces MLTYPHFDPIAFSVGPLSVHWYGLMYLLGFLAAWLLGRHRAKQPGSGWTVEMVDDMLTTCILGVVLGGRLGYILFYDLAYYMENPAQVLQVWNGGMSFHGGLVGVIACFWIFARKHGLSIFDIGDFASPLVPPGLFFGRLGNFINGELWGRHTTAEVGMIFPSGGPFPRHPSQLYEAALEGVVMFAMLWVYSGKRPPRRCVSGLFLILYGSFRFIVEFFREPDAQLGFIAFNWLTMGMLLCLPMIALGMYLFHSGRRLNQHL; this is translated from the coding sequence ATGCTCACCTATCCACATTTCGATCCGATTGCCTTTTCCGTCGGCCCGCTTTCCGTGCACTGGTACGGGCTGATGTATCTTCTCGGCTTTCTGGCCGCATGGCTGCTCGGCAGACACCGTGCAAAACAGCCCGGTTCCGGCTGGACGGTAGAAATGGTGGACGACATGCTCACCACCTGCATTCTCGGCGTGGTGCTGGGCGGCAGGCTGGGCTACATCCTCTTTTACGACCTTGCCTACTATATGGAAAACCCGGCTCAGGTGCTGCAGGTATGGAACGGCGGCATGTCCTTCCATGGCGGGCTCGTGGGCGTTATCGCCTGTTTCTGGATTTTTGCCCGCAAGCATGGGCTGAGCATATTCGACATCGGCGACTTTGCATCCCCGCTGGTTCCTCCGGGCCTGTTCTTCGGGCGGCTCGGCAACTTCATAAACGGCGAACTGTGGGGACGCCACACCACGGCCGAAGTGGGCATGATCTTCCCCAGCGGCGGTCCTTTCCCCAGACACCCCTCGCAGCTCTACGAAGCCGCGCTTGAGGGCGTGGTCATGTTCGCCATGCTCTGGGTCTATTCCGGCAAGCGCCCGCCAAGGCGCTGTGTCTCCGGCCTTTTTCTCATCCTGTACGGCTCGTTCCGGTTCATTGTTGAGTTTTTCCGCGAGCCGGATGCGCAGCTCGGCTTCATCGCATTCAACTGGCTCACCATGGGCATGCTGCTCTGTTTACCCATGATCGCCCTGGGCATGTACCTTTTCCACTCAGGCCGAAGATTGAACCAGCACCTATAG